In Zingiber officinale cultivar Zhangliang chromosome 1A, Zo_v1.1, whole genome shotgun sequence, a genomic segment contains:
- the LOC122021814 gene encoding protein DEHYDRATION-INDUCED 19 homolog 2-like isoform X2, whose amino-acid sequence METDSWSRFLASSKRRQSALQSRYDARFGSDEMEGGEDESRAEFACPFCGEDFDIVGLCFHIDDEHPVEANNGVCPVCAARVGTDMVAHTTTEHASIFKIQRRRRLRKVSSGSHSTHSLLRKDLHEDNLQSLLGGSFVTSNSAPDPLLSSFIFNLHAVDTSDGQPEALAEETFAGKVSDEKLVERFHLYGVLKSRFSGSVGHVNT is encoded by the exons ATGGAGACCGATTCGTGGAGCCGCTTCCTTGCTTCCTCCAAGCGTCGTCAATCGGCTCTGCAATCGCGATATG ATGCGCGCTTTGGGTCGGATGAGATGGAAGGAGGGGAGGACGAGTCCCGGGCGGAGTTCGCTTGTCCGTTCTGCGGCGAGGATTTCGATATTGTGGGGCTTTGCTTTCACATCGACGACGAGCATCCGGTCGAGGCTAACAATGGG GTTTGCCCTGTTTGTGCAGCTAGAGTTGGGACAGATATGGTTGCTCACACAACAACTGAACATGCGAGTATTTTTAAG ATACAGCGCAGGAGGAGATTACGCAAAGTTTCCTCAGGATCACACTCTACTCATTCTCTGCTAAGAAAAGATTTACATGAAGACAACCTTCAGTCACTTTTGGGGGGCTCTTTTGTTACCTCCAATTCTGCACCTGATCCATTGTTGTCATCATTCATTTTTAATTTGCATGCAGTAGATACATCAGATGGACAACCTGAAGCCTTGGCTGAAGAAACTTTTGCTGGCAAAGTTTCAGATGAGAAATTGGTGGAAAG ATTTCATTTGTATGGAGTACTGAAGTCACGGTTCTCTGGAAGTGTTGGCCATGTGAACACTTGA